The following are encoded in a window of Vigna unguiculata cultivar IT97K-499-35 chromosome 8, ASM411807v1, whole genome shotgun sequence genomic DNA:
- the LOC114195605 gene encoding uncharacterized protein LOC114195605, whose translation MINTLIFVLCLVTMNASPVVHAIENTFKEDLELERQLKLINKPSVKTIHTKHGGIVDCIDINKQPAFDHPLLRNHKLQKKPNFKRPIGKTSVKKWSGPKFQLDKHHCPTGTVPILRTTKEDLVREKNLLNISIFVRDNPGVHFAEVAVSSKFGPYFSVSGTNSIYNPYVTKGQMSLSHIWVQNGPINTNNKISFGWHVSPELYGDHDTHVYSSWTSDNYHRTGCFNIRCPGFIQTHRRSYLGSREPNISSYGGPIFNFDISISQDPSTKNWWIGANGIYIGYYPAKLFSNLGSANKVGLGGRTLTPRGYNSPPMGSGHFPDGHFFHASFFELIFIQNTSRRNYGPEKYQIEKYIDKPKCFGLNYYGNLHQTFGCALQFGGPGGNYGD comes from the exons ATGATTAATACATTGATCTTTGTTTTGTGTTTGGTGACCATGAATGCTAGTCCTGTAGTTCATGCTATTGAAAATACATTCAAAGAAGATTTGGAGCTAGAGCGACAACTAAAGCTCATTAACAAACCTTCTGTCAAAActattcat ACAAAGCACGGAGGCATTGTTGATTGTATTGATATTAATAAACAACCTGCCTTTGATCATCCTTTGCTTAGAAATCATAAACTCCAg AAAAAACCCAACTTTAAAAGACCAATTGGAAAAACAAGTGTGAAAAAATGGTCTGGACCCAAATTTCAACTTGATAAACACCATTGTCCTACAGGAACTGTTCCTATTCTTAGAACAACAAAAGAAGATCTCGTtcgagaaaaaaatttattaaatattagtattttcGTCCGAGATAATCCTGGTGTTCAT TTTGCAGAGGTAGCTGTCTCATCAAAATTTGGTCCATATTTCAGCGTTTCAGGAACTAATAGTATTTATAATCCATACGTCACTAAGGGTCAAATGTCCCTTTCTCATATATGGGTTCAAAATGGACCAATAAATACTAAtaacaaaattagttttggATGGCAT GTGTCTCCGGAATTGTACGGTGACCATGATACTCACGTGTACTCATCATGGACG TCGGATAATTATCATAGGACGGGATGCTTCAACATACGATGTCCAGGTTTCATTCAAACTCATAGAAGATCATATCTTGGTTCACGTGAACCAAATATATCATCCTATGGTGgaccaatttttaattttgatatttctattaGTCAG GATCCATCGACCAAAAACTGGTGGATAGGTGCAAATGGGATTTATATCGGATATTATCCAGCAAAATTGTTCTCCAATTTGGGTTCAGCAAATAAAGTAGGATTGGGAGGTAGGACATTAACACCCCGTGGTTACAATAGTCCTCCAATGGGATCCGGACATTTTCCTGATGgacatttttttcatgcaagTTTCTTTGAGTTGATCTTTATTCAAAATACTTCAAGAAGAAATTATGGACctgaaaaatatcaaatagaAAAATACATTGACAAACCTAAATGTTTTGGTCTCAACTATTACGGCAACCTTCATCAAACCTTTGGATGTGCTCTCCAATTTGGAGGACCTGGTGGTAATTATGGTGATTGA